A region from the Dinoroseobacter shibae DFL 12 = DSM 16493 genome encodes:
- a CDS encoding glutathione S-transferase, whose translation MELFGAPASPFVRKVRVLLAETGYDDMVTFTPVATAVVGEADAAIKAANPLGKIPALQRPDGPALYDSRVICRYLDAKFTLEAYPASRLWEVLTLEATADGIMDAGVLMVYERRFRPAEKQDDAWIDGQWAKIARALDAIEDRWMSHLAAPIDMSQIAVGCALGYLDFRHADRSWREGRPALAAWADTFLAREAMIATTPSN comes from the coding sequence ATGGAACTTTTCGGGGCGCCCGCCTCGCCCTTCGTCCGGAAGGTGCGGGTTCTTCTGGCCGAGACCGGTTATGACGACATGGTGACCTTCACCCCCGTGGCCACGGCCGTGGTGGGCGAAGCCGATGCCGCGATCAAGGCGGCCAACCCCCTGGGCAAGATCCCGGCGCTGCAACGGCCCGACGGGCCTGCGTTGTACGACAGCCGCGTGATCTGCCGCTATCTGGATGCGAAATTCACCCTGGAGGCCTATCCCGCCTCGCGCCTGTGGGAGGTGCTGACCCTGGAGGCGACGGCCGACGGGATCATGGATGCGGGTGTCCTGATGGTCTACGAACGCCGCTTCCGCCCGGCGGAAAAACAGGACGACGCCTGGATCGACGGGCAATGGGCCAAGATCGCCCGCGCACTCGACGCGATCGAGGACCGTTGGATGAGCCATCTCGCCGCCCCGATCGACATGAGCCAGATCGCCGTGGGCTGCGCGCTGGGCTATCTCGACTTCCGCCACGCGGATCGGTCCTGGCGCGAGGGACGGCCGGCGCTGGCGGCCTGGGCGGACACGTTCCTGGCACGGGAGGCAATGATCGCGACGACCCCGTCGAACTGA